A window of Fodinibius salicampi contains these coding sequences:
- a CDS encoding GNAT family N-acetyltransferase codes for MRFDILQSDAENPTSFGREDITNFLYEHLDEYGDAKKHILNCISYAYGDKECQDGFILVAHKNKRIMGVVIINHTNMGGYIPEHILVYIAVHKETRGEGVGKQLMERIIEATDGDIALHVEPDNPAIHLYEKYGFTNDYLEMRLKK; via the coding sequence ATGCGCTTTGACATTTTACAATCAGATGCAGAAAACCCTACTTCTTTTGGAAGGGAGGATATCACCAATTTCTTATATGAACATCTGGATGAATACGGTGACGCCAAGAAACATATTTTAAATTGCATAAGCTATGCTTACGGAGATAAAGAATGTCAGGATGGGTTTATATTAGTCGCTCATAAAAATAAAAGAATTATGGGTGTGGTTATTATTAATCATACTAATATGGGTGGATATATACCGGAACATATCTTGGTTTATATCGCAGTTCATAAAGAAACGCGGGGAGAGGGTGTTGGGAAACAGCTAATGGAACGGATTATTGAAGCAACGGACGGAGATATTGCTCTTCATGTGGAACCCGATAACCCTGCAATACATCTGTATGAAAAATATGGATTCACAAATGATTATTTAGAAATGCGACTAAAGAAATAG
- a CDS encoding amidohydrolase, whose protein sequence is MPFEIEQYIPELKKLRHRLHAEAEISGSEKQTAQIIQEFLSDTNPDDIQSNIGGHGILATYLGEANGPHILLRCELDALPIKDKIDASYKSRKEGVGHKCGHDGHMSIVCGVANILGEEGLSSGQVSLLFQPSEETGEGAMAVLENQKFKKLNPDYCFALHNLPGYEKHQVVIREGIFAAASAGLAIHFYGETSHAAHPEEGKSPALAVGQLIQSLSSVPQFYSSLDQAVKVTVVNVELGEEAYGTSPAEATVRVTLRTYDDGVLNNLQDRCVQIAEGLASTYDLEIEHDWVQPFAALVNDSKAVKVIRESAENQNLKVLRKELPFNWSEDFGYFLKEIPGAMFGLGSGEGHPPLHAGSYDFPDEIIVSGVKMFMQIIKETVSE, encoded by the coding sequence ATGCCTTTCGAGATAGAGCAATACATACCCGAATTAAAAAAACTACGACACCGGTTGCATGCTGAGGCTGAGATTTCAGGCTCAGAAAAGCAAACGGCTCAAATAATCCAGGAATTTTTATCGGATACTAATCCAGATGACATCCAGTCTAATATTGGCGGACACGGAATATTAGCAACCTATCTGGGAGAGGCAAACGGCCCGCACATTTTACTGCGTTGTGAGCTCGATGCTTTGCCTATTAAGGATAAAATTGACGCTTCCTATAAGTCCCGGAAGGAGGGAGTGGGGCATAAGTGTGGTCATGACGGGCATATGAGTATTGTATGTGGAGTGGCTAATATTTTAGGAGAAGAGGGGCTTTCAAGCGGTCAAGTTTCCCTCCTCTTTCAGCCCTCCGAAGAGACAGGAGAAGGAGCTATGGCTGTTTTGGAGAATCAAAAGTTTAAAAAGCTAAATCCGGATTATTGTTTTGCACTTCATAATCTGCCAGGATACGAAAAACACCAGGTTGTTATTCGGGAAGGGATTTTTGCAGCCGCCTCGGCGGGGTTAGCTATTCATTTTTATGGCGAAACATCCCACGCTGCTCATCCTGAAGAAGGAAAAAGTCCCGCACTGGCTGTAGGACAGCTCATACAATCACTTTCGTCAGTACCTCAATTCTATTCGTCGCTGGATCAGGCAGTCAAAGTGACGGTTGTCAATGTTGAATTGGGTGAAGAAGCCTATGGTACATCTCCGGCTGAGGCAACCGTAAGAGTAACCCTTCGTACCTATGATGATGGCGTTTTGAATAACCTCCAAGATCGATGTGTTCAGATAGCTGAAGGACTGGCTTCAACTTATGATTTAGAGATAGAGCATGATTGGGTTCAGCCTTTTGCAGCCTTGGTGAATGATAGTAAAGCAGTAAAAGTTATACGTGAAAGTGCTGAAAATCAGAATCTTAAAGTTTTAAGGAAAGAACTTCCATTTAATTGGTCTGAAGATTTTGGATATTTTTTGAAGGAAATACCCGGAGCAATGTTCGGGTTGGGAAGCGGGGAGGGGCATCCACCTCTGCATGCTGGAAGCTATGATTTTCCTGATGAAATTATTGTGAGTGGAGTAAAAATGTTTATGCAAATTATTAAAGAAACGGTATCGGAGTAA
- the alr gene encoding alanine racemase has product MKDLFYPSHIELNEAAFKKNITFLRDYIGKDVVFSSVIKGNAYGHGIEYFVPMAEDCGVRHFSVFSSDEARKAQRASSHSSTHIMIMGMISNDVIAWAIEHEISFFIFELDRLKAAIKEARRLGKSARIHLHLETGMNRLGLAPEKFEDAVQMLKENHKYLEVDGLCTHYAGAESVGNYVRIKKQIENFDEYCSWFKEEGIEAKQIHSACSASALNYPDTIMDMVRIGIAQYGFWPNRETYMNFVKRHPRVDEEHQDPLKRIISWKSKVMSTKKVPAGEFVGYGNTYLTSRDQNIATVPIGYSHGFGRNLTNVGIVLINGERAPVAGLVNMNLLTVDITDIPNVQKGDEVVIIGKQGDQEMTVASFSEMRNFMNYEVLVQIPSTLPRYIV; this is encoded by the coding sequence ATGAAAGATCTGTTCTACCCTTCACACATTGAATTGAATGAAGCGGCTTTTAAGAAAAATATTACCTTCCTCAGAGATTATATTGGTAAAGATGTAGTGTTCAGCTCAGTTATAAAGGGTAATGCATACGGCCACGGCATCGAATATTTTGTCCCCATGGCAGAGGATTGTGGCGTTCGTCATTTTTCAGTGTTTAGTTCAGATGAAGCACGTAAAGCACAGAGAGCTTCTTCCCATTCCAGTACCCATATTATGATTATGGGTATGATTAGCAATGATGTGATTGCCTGGGCAATTGAGCATGAGATCTCGTTCTTTATTTTTGAATTAGACAGGCTTAAAGCTGCGATCAAAGAAGCGCGGCGATTGGGCAAGTCAGCTCGGATCCATTTGCACCTTGAAACCGGCATGAATCGGCTTGGCTTGGCGCCTGAAAAATTTGAAGATGCGGTTCAGATGCTGAAGGAAAATCACAAGTATCTGGAAGTAGATGGGTTATGTACCCATTATGCTGGCGCGGAAAGTGTGGGTAATTACGTCCGTATTAAAAAGCAGATCGAAAACTTTGATGAATATTGTTCCTGGTTTAAAGAAGAGGGAATCGAAGCAAAGCAAATACATTCGGCTTGCTCAGCTTCGGCCCTGAATTATCCGGATACTATTATGGATATGGTCCGGATCGGGATTGCCCAGTATGGTTTTTGGCCTAACCGCGAAACATATATGAATTTTGTAAAACGACATCCGAGAGTTGATGAAGAACATCAGGATCCCCTAAAACGGATCATAAGCTGGAAGAGTAAAGTGATGAGCACGAAAAAAGTACCAGCGGGTGAATTTGTGGGCTATGGCAATACCTATTTAACCAGTCGTGACCAAAATATAGCAACTGTGCCCATTGGCTATTCGCATGGTTTCGGTCGTAATTTGACCAATGTAGGTATTGTACTTATTAATGGAGAGCGAGCACCCGTAGCGGGATTAGTGAATATGAATCTATTGACTGTTGATATTACCGATATCCCAAACGTTCAAAAAGGAGATGAAGTAGTAATCATAGGGAAACAGGGAGATCAGGAAATGACCGTTGCTTCTTTTAGTGAAATGCGTAATTTCATGAATTATGAAGTTCTTGTACAAATACCTTCAACATTGCCTCGGTATATTGTTTAG
- a CDS encoding sodium:solute symporter family protein, whose translation MHWIDLTIFICYMLGMLGFGFFFLSRNEGADDYYVGGRNMNSLHIGLSVVATDVGGGFSIGLGGLGFVMGISGSWMLFTGLVGAWLAAVFLIPKVKGNPVFDKAFTFPEIFKHYFTPEVALVAGIISAIGYAGFTSSQILAGAKLATGTFADLDLQTALIIMGSVAVLYTVMGGLKAVIYTDTVQWTILMLGLIFIGVPLSYTAVGGWEGITQNVDPALLSMGNLTWQRVVYWGATIIPIWFVGMTLYQRIYACNDEKTAKRAWYLAGVFEWPIMAFMGVSLGLFAKVGAAQGMFEYLGAADVSDTDPETGLPMLLRTILPVGLMGIMMSAYFSAILSTADSCLMAASGNTVSDIIGYFKEVDHDSDTFLRFSQITTLVIGTLALLIATTMTNVLDLMLYSYAFMVSGLFVPVLGALYWEKSSSIGAIGAMIMGGTTTLLLELLIEELPAGLDANVFGITVSAIVFISLSLLFPDNESSNIS comes from the coding sequence ATGCATTGGATTGACCTAACGATCTTTATCTGCTATATGTTAGGGATGTTGGGATTTGGCTTCTTCTTCCTGAGTAGAAATGAAGGAGCAGATGATTACTATGTGGGTGGACGTAATATGAACAGCCTCCATATTGGTCTCTCAGTAGTTGCTACTGATGTCGGTGGTGGGTTTTCTATTGGTTTGGGAGGGCTCGGTTTTGTGATGGGAATATCAGGATCCTGGATGCTTTTTACCGGTCTGGTAGGGGCATGGCTGGCAGCCGTTTTCCTTATTCCCAAAGTGAAAGGAAATCCTGTTTTCGATAAAGCTTTTACCTTCCCGGAAATATTCAAACATTATTTTACCCCTGAAGTGGCTCTTGTTGCCGGAATTATTTCTGCAATTGGTTACGCCGGATTTACCAGCTCTCAGATTTTAGCCGGTGCAAAATTAGCTACGGGGACCTTTGCCGATCTCGATCTCCAAACAGCACTCATAATTATGGGATCTGTGGCAGTATTATATACAGTGATGGGAGGACTCAAAGCCGTCATTTATACCGATACGGTACAATGGACTATTTTGATGCTGGGCCTGATTTTTATTGGGGTACCGCTCTCTTACACCGCCGTGGGAGGATGGGAAGGGATAACCCAAAATGTAGATCCTGCACTGTTATCGATGGGTAACTTAACATGGCAGCGAGTAGTCTATTGGGGGGCTACCATTATTCCTATCTGGTTTGTTGGAATGACCCTCTATCAGCGTATATATGCTTGCAACGACGAAAAAACAGCTAAAAGAGCGTGGTATTTGGCTGGTGTATTTGAATGGCCGATTATGGCTTTTATGGGGGTTTCTCTCGGACTTTTTGCAAAGGTAGGTGCTGCACAGGGAATGTTCGAATATCTCGGAGCAGCTGATGTATCGGATACTGATCCCGAAACAGGCCTACCGATGTTATTACGAACAATACTACCGGTCGGGCTTATGGGTATCATGATGAGTGCGTATTTTTCAGCTATTCTTTCTACGGCTGATAGTTGCCTGATGGCGGCATCGGGAAATACAGTTTCAGATATTATTGGTTATTTTAAGGAGGTAGATCACGATAGTGATACCTTTTTACGGTTTTCCCAGATTACCACATTGGTTATCGGTACGCTTGCTCTGCTTATTGCTACCACAATGACTAATGTACTGGATCTGATGCTATATTCGTATGCCTTTATGGTATCAGGTCTATTCGTTCCGGTTTTAGGTGCTCTCTATTGGGAGAAAAGCAGTAGCATAGGTGCTATTGGAGCTATGATCATGGGTGGAACAACAACCCTATTACTTGAGTTACTTATAGAAGAGCTTCCTGCGGGTCTTGATGCCAATGTGTTTGGAATTACAGTATCAGCCATTGTGTTTATATCATTATCGCTATTATTCCCGGACAATGAATCGTCCAATATATCATAA